From the genome of Spinacia oleracea cultivar Varoflay chromosome 2, BTI_SOV_V1, whole genome shotgun sequence, one region includes:
- the LOC110782073 gene encoding uncharacterized protein produces MPKLPDHLELKRTRVSCKLDAPNDTESVLYSGAYASMGVDNSSLESFFKEFNVVVNRLSEDDIEFDMIGIDAALANAFRRILISEVPTMAFEKVFIAKNTSVVQDEVLAHRLGLIPLRVDPRMFSYKSEKDEPNEKNTIVFGLHAQCNRGEPRRSVKSEELKWLPNGSMFLLEIENKASSSTTAPRTYTNFKSSQEMQPELSENPIHPKHPDITIARIGPGQEIELEAHAVKGVGKEHAKWSPVATAWYRMLPEVVLLQDICDEEAEKLVEKCPANVFDIEDTPTGKKATAPRPRACTLCRECIREEGWDEKIALRRKKDHFIFTVESTGALPPEVLFTEAVKILEDKCERIITELS; encoded by the exons ATGCCAAAACTACCAGACCACCTCGAGCTCAAGCGCACTCGCGTCTCCTGCAAACTCGACGCTCCTAATGAC ACTGAATCAGTTCTATACTCTGGAGCATACGCTTCAATGGGCGTTGATAATTCGAGTTTGGAGAGCTTTTTCAAGGAATTCAATGTCGTAGTTAATCGTCTTAGTGAAGATGATATTGAATTTGATATGATTGGTATTGATGCTGCTTTGGCTAATGCTTTTCGTCGAATTCTAATCTCCGAG GTTCCCACAATGGCCTTTGAGAAGGTTTTTATAGCAAAAAACACATCAGTGGTTCAGGATGAGGTTCTTGCACACAGATTGGGGCTTATTCCCTTGAGAGTTGATCCAAGGATGTTTTCTTATAAGTCAG aAAAGGATGAACCAAATGAGAAAAATACCATTGTTTTTGGACTTCATGCTCAGTGTAACCGAGGTGAACCACGGCGTTCAG TCAAGTCAGAAGAACTGAAGTGGCTGCCAAATGGGAGTATGTTCTTGTTGGAGATAGAAAATAAAGCGTCAAGTTCAACTACAGCACCCAGAACTTATACTAATTTTAAGTCTAGCCAGGAAATGCAACCTGAACTATCTGAAAATCCAATTCATCCTAAGCATCCTGATATCACTATTGCTAGAATTGGGCCAGGACAG GAAATCGAACTTGAAGCACATGCTGTCAAAGGTGTTGGCAAAGAACACGCAAAGTGGTCTCCAGTTGCCACTGCTTGGTACCGGATGCTTCCTGAG GTTGTTCTCTTGCAAGATATTTGTGACGAGGAGGCAGAAAAGCTGGTTGAAAAATGTCCAGCTAATGTTTTTGACATAGAAGACACTCCAACTG GTAAAAAAGCAACAGCCCCACGACCAAGGGCCTGCACCCTTTGCAGAGAATGCATTCGAGAGGAAGGATGGGACGAAAAGATTGCCCTGCGACGGAAGAAAGACCATTTTATAT TCACTGTTGAATCAACCGGAGCATTGCCTCCTGAGGTGTTATTTACTGAAGCTGTGAAGATCTTAGAAGACAAGTGTGAGCGTATCATAACCGAACTGTCATAA